One window of the Gambusia affinis linkage group LG13, SWU_Gaff_1.0, whole genome shotgun sequence genome contains the following:
- the LOC122842817 gene encoding elongation of very long chain fatty acids protein 6-like → MMQQMNESELQVRLEAFSFETHFDERGAIQWMQENWSKSFMFSALYAALVFGGQHFMKPRPKLNLRLPLVLWSLSLAVFSIIGAVRTGSYMLHILSAGGFRRSICDQGFYIGPVSKFWAYAFVLSKAPELGDTAFVVLRKQKLLFLHWYHHITVLLYSWYSYKDMVAGGGWFMTMNYTVHALMYSYYAARAAGFLVPRPFAVVITSAQIAQMAMGLAVSGLVYRWMQQGDCPSRMDNITWATLMYLSYLLLFSNFFYQTYLRREAKAKSQ, encoded by the exons ATGATGCAGCAGATGAACGAGTCGGAGCTCCAGGTGCGGCTGGAGGCGTTCAGCTTCGAGACGCACTTCGATGAGCGTGGAGCGATACAGTGGATGCAGGAGAACTG GAGCAAGTCGTTCATGTTCAGCGCGCTGTACGCCGCCCTGGTGTTCGGAGGTCAGCACTTCATGAAGCCTCGGCCCAAACTGAACCTGCGGCTGCCGCTGGTCCTCTGGTCGCTGAGCCTGGCCGTGTTCAG CATCATCGGAGCGGTCCGGACCGGGTCCTACATGCTGCACATCCTGAGCGCCGGCGGCTTCAGACGCTCCATCTGCGACCAGGGCTTCTACATCGGACCCGTCAGCAAGTTCTGGGCCTACGCCTTCGTCCTCAGCAAGGCTCCAGAACTCG GCGACACGGCGTTCGTGGTGCTCAGGAAGCAGAAGCTGCTCTTCCTCCACTGGTACCACCACATCACGGTGCTGCTCTACTCCTGGTACTCCTACAAAGACATGGTGGCCGGCGGCGGCTGGTTCATGACCATGAACTACACCGTGCACGCGCTCATGTACAGCTATTACGCCGCGCGCGCCGCCGGATTCCTCGTGCCCCGCCCCTTCGCCGTGGTCATCACCAGCGCCCAGATCGCCCAGATGGCGATGGGGCTGGCGGTGAGCGGCCTGGTGTACCGCTGGATGCAGCAGGGCGACTGTCCGTCCCGCATGGACAACATCACCTGGGCCACGCTCATGTACCTCAGCTACCTGCTGCTCTTCTCCAACTTCTTCTACCAGACCTACCTGCGCCGCGAAGCCAAGGCCAAGAGCCAGTAG